TGCAACTATGAAAGCTTCAGGTGCACCAGTTGTAGTAGTCTTCACATTATTACCACAAAAGAATCTTGATATTGATGAAAACCAGCTTTTCTTGTTTCCTTTATATCCCATTTTACtccaattttattaatttagatAACTATGCTAATCGATTGATGTATTTGAAACTCGTTAGTTAACGTTTATCATTTATATAAACATAGTTTCTTGTTGACCAAGATAATTGACTTGGACAAcaagttttttattcaaaatgttCACTTTATGACCACAAAACTTCTATTACTAGCAGTTCCGTATGCCACTTTCCTGGAATTTACCTTAAATGTGTATCTTGATGCCAAAGTATTAGTAACAATAAAAAGGGTTTCTCTAACATGTGAGCAATATTGCACGTGTTAAGGTAataaaagtagtaatttttcattgaaaatcaacaattattaattaaaagttatatatttaatataaaaaatataagttttaagTTAAAGTTATTGCTTTAAAAACTTCTTAACATAttcaaatttgcacatgataaaaaaaactcaataaaaaataatagtccCTTTGATAGGAAAGGGTACAAAAGGTTGGTTCACAATCTtagtaaaatatgagttttgttaaaaaaaaaaaaaaagtaaaatgtttTCTAAAAAAGAGGTGTCATAATATTTAGTCAATAATAAAGAATTAAGAAACTTGAGACTCAAGAATTAAACACGTCAAATATTTGTCAAACACAAGCATTTGTTCTTCTTGACCCACCCTAGTTCGTGCACACacctttatttatatttattctttGATGTGATTCACATCGAAAGTATATCTTATTAACTCATTCATCACTCAAACTGACATGCATATCAACACTTGTATGTGATTTTAGCTTCGTTTTGTTCACAGATAATGAGACACAAATCACTCAAACTTACTTGCATGGCAACACTTGTATGTGATTCCATATACTTTGCTTTAAATGATGAATTTCATCTCACTACAAGAAACATTGAAGTTAGCTAGGAATTATACCGAGGAATTAAGTTTCCTAGCTAGCGACATTGCATACCGAGGAAAATTTCCTAGGTAAGCTTCTTTGACCGTTTGACCACTTTAAAGCTGTCAGCATGTGTGTTAGCGAGGAAATAGAGGTGTTACCGAGGAAATATTTCCTAGGTAAACACATGGTACAAAATGCAGCAGCTTTTTACTGTTAAAGGTAACATGGCAGCTGTATTTTTACGTTGGAGACTGAAAAAGCCTGATAGATGCAATTGATATTAGCAGGTGAACGTTGAAATGCACTGTTGGGTTATTTAATTGGCTTCATGTGAATATATATGTCTTTGAACACTTCTCTATTACATTTTCCATTCCATATTTTTGACACTTCTcactacaattttattttccatctctAGTATTCAACAATTGCTCTTGCATgtgttttttcttcatataaggtaactattttcttaattgatttcaacttttatatttataaataaaatgttaatgtaatatatgttatattattttttgcagttaatatttaatttcatttcctattacaagttgttgttgttgctggcTACTACTTTTTCGATCTGGATTGTcatcaaattatattatttgaggttagtttttattatttatttaaaattataagtaaaaaaatcttGTGATTAACATTTAAACTGTTTGTTAATATCTATTAAAAGATGCTagtaaaattgttgtttttttttaaggaagttaaattgttgtcttagttattgataaaaatattagttttttttagcaaagataaaaatattagttagtaaaaataattttaggttagtaattattttagttatttttgctggtgtttttttcttctagtattttttatttaatgttagaacagttagtccctataaaaataattaatattttaagtttagttcctataaaattttaatgataattttagttctccaaaaaattataatttttaataataatccttatttttagaacttttttcaaaaaatagatattttaagTTCTTCAAAATAATCCTTATAAAAAGCAAATAGTGGTCATATTAGGTGAGTCATCAAAGCTATAACAGTATAGAAATGTTGGTTAGTAAAAAAGCTACTCCCTCCgtatcaaaatataagcaaaattcactttttaggttcattcatttaatgatgtatgtggttcataatatggaccacatacatcattaaatgaataaacttaaaaagtgatttttgcttatattttgacaCGGAGGGTGTAATTTCTAAAGAATTTAGttgttaattaaaaagaaatatatttttatagaaaatataaattaatttgaattaatgtGAATGATGCAGAAGattaaaatttttaataatagtcattattttgaaaactttttacaaaaaatatatatttttggtcctccaaaataatccttataaaaaacaaatagtaGTCATATTAGGTGAGTCATCATAGCTAGAACAGTATATATAAAAATGTTCGTTAGTAAAAAAGCTAATTTCTAAGGAATTAGGttgttaattaaaaagaaatatattcttatagaaaatataaattaatttgaattaatgtCAATGATGCAGAAGATGGATCAGTATATTCTTCATCGAAGTTGGATGTACGATAGAAAAAGACCGGGGAAAAGGACACTTAAAGCTCAATTTAAGGAAGGAATTCGTGAATTTGTTGCTTTCACCATGTCGCAAGATATTTTTAGAAGTGAGGGAGGGATTAGATGTCCATGTCTTAAATGTACGTGTAGGTTGATTCAGAGCCCAAAAGATGTCATAAAACATTTAGAGGATGTTGGTTTTATGGAGGATTATTATGTGTGGAGACATCATGGTGAACAAGAGCCGGATGAGTTTGATGTTAATATGCAGGCTTCAAGTAGTGGAGCACATACACAGTGTGAAAACTTTGGCCTCATGGAAGATATGGTTGGTGACGCTCTCGGGGTGAATTTGTCTTACAATGAGGGCATTGAAGAGGAAATAATCCCGAATGAGAAGGCGTTGAAGTTTTACTCAATGATGAAAAAAGTAAATGAACCGTTGTTTGAAGGGTCATCTCAGTCGAAGTTATCCATGTGTGTGAGGCTTTTAGCTGGAAAGTCAAATTGGAATGTACCAGAAGAATGTGCGGAGTACTACACGAAAATGATGAGGGATTCGACTCCTGTACCAGAAAATTTACCATTAAGTTATTATGAAGCTAAGCAATTGGTGATGAAGTTgggattggaagaaaaaaagattgaTTGTTGTGTTAACGGGTGCATGTTGTTTTACGACAATGAATTTGGTAAGAATGATGGTGCGTTGGAGGAGTGTAAATTTTGCAATTCACCAAGGTATGGAGTGAGTGGCGATGATGTTGATCATAAGAAGAAACGAGTCGCAGTCAAGTCAATGTTTTACCTGCCAATAATACCAAGACTGAAGAGATTGTTTGCATCAATGCACACGGCTGGTCATATGACGTGGCATTATTACAATAAAACTGATTCAGAGGTGATGCGACATCCTTGTGACGGAGTGGCGTGGCAGCACTTTGATAAGGTACATCCTGATTTTGCAAACGATCCACGTAATGTGAGACTTGGATTATGCTCTGATGGATTTACTGCGTATAACACAGCCTCGGCTAGGCCTTATTCTTGTTGGCCAATAATTGTTACCCCATATAATCTTCCTCCTGAGATGTGCATGACAAAACCTTACATGTTCTTGAGTTGTATTGTACCAGGACCGTCGAACCCAACTGACGGTATTGATGTGTTTTTAGAACCCTTAGTTGATGATTTGAGAAGGTTGTGGGTTGGTGAAGTGACATACGATATTGCAAAGAAGGAGAATTTCACATTGAGGGCAGCTTTAATGTGGACTATTAACGACTTTCCTGCATATGGCATGTTGTCTGGATGGTCAACTCATGGTAGATTAGCTTGTCCTCATTGCATGAAAGATACAAAGGCATTTTACTTGAAAAATGGACGAAAGAATTCGTGGTTTGACTGTCATCGTTGCTTCACACCAGACGATCATGAATTCCGGAGGAAGAGGAATCAGTTTAGGAAAGACACAATTGAAAAAGATGGTCCACCTCCTAAGAaaacatcaaatgaaatattCCGTAGAGTCAGCGCTCTATGGAGATTTCCAGATGTTGGCCAAAGAGTCAGATACGAAGGATACGGTGTAGAACACAATTGGACcaaaagaagtattttttgGGATCTCCCTTATTGTGGCTGTTTTGGTTTGGAGTGTTTGTGCTGTTTGGTTTTGCAGTTAAGAGTTAAAAAGGATATGTTCTCTTGACAAAAAGAGAGATAATCTAAATAGGAAGCAATTTTGCCATTCTCTGTATATGTTATCAATATGGTGTTATTTTCTAATTTGGAATACTAGTACTGTTGTCTATTGTGGCTGTTCTGGTTTGGAGTGTTTGTGCTGTTTGGTTTTGCAGTTAAGAGTTATTAAGCAATTTCCGTTTATTATTTATGTATACAGGTAGCTTTTCGGGAGGAGGTACGAATATTCTTGGAAGAGTCACGAGAATATTCGACCTATGAAGAATTATCTGATGCGATCAAGCTGGAACTTTGGAGGAAGGTATCAGGACCCGGGACAAAGCATAAGTGGTATGGTCTTGGTCGGAATGCTCCCCTCATGGAGCATGGATCTGTAATCAATGAGCCTTCATTTGGAGAAGGGTCTTCAAGTAACCAGGAAACATTGCCTCCTCATGTGATTGCCCAGATAGAACATTTGACACAGGAGTTGCAGGCTCGTAAGCTAATGGAGCAAGAGTTGCGGGACAAGATGGAACGGGACGCTGAGCAATATAGAGCATTTCAAGAAAGCGTTGATCGACGATTTGAGGAATTGATCGCAAGCACATCAAGGCGAGTTGGTGTTGAAGAAAATGGTTCAGATGAGTCACACAATCCCAACATTGAGGAGGATGAAAGTGATGACACCAATTAAATATGATGCTTCagatgagaaaaatattttgactacTTTGTTTAAATATGATGCTTTAGATAGTTTTAGGCTAGTTTTATGGACCATGTGAATGCTGCAGTTTGATATTGCAGCAGCTATGTTCTTTTGTTTTAGCTTGTTGATGCTACAGTGGCTGTTATTAGGTTCTGTTTTGGCTGGTGGCCCTTTTTGTTCGATTTTGATGCAGGGATATGCTATTGTGGCCCTTTGTGTATATTCCTCGCATCATTATTGGGTCTTGTTTTTTGGGTTTTGGTGTACCGCTTATATACGGTCCTTTTTGTACTTTCTTCCGCGAGTTGCGGGTGTGTCTTACACCCTCTCGTCGATGAATATATTTTCCGTTTATTTGAGTATTtgaaatgtaaaataatatttaaaattattatttaattaacataattttaggggaaaatttgtatattttttggttttatttttattttttagcagTTTTCCGAGGAATATTTCCTaggaaacaaaaattaaatatcctgaatttttcacatttttttggttcaaataaaaaaaaattgccaatttttatattttaaattgaatttcgaattttatttttaattgtttcaaaatattttaaactattttttatttttaattttcacatgGACAGTGGTGGCAGAACAATGACAGTGGTGGCAGGTTTTTGCAGTTTTTTGCAGGGACGTTTCCTAGGAAATTTTCCTAGGTGTTTTCCTAGCTAACAACTTCCTCGGAGAATCCTCGGAAATTTCCTAGGCACAACTTTAAATATACCTAGGAAATGATTCCTCGGAAACTTTCTAGGAAAGCCTGCTTACCTAGGAATTTGGCTTCTATTCCTAGGAAATGTTTCCTAGCTAACTTCATTGTTTCTTGTAGTGTCTATGTCTAGTTTATACCAAAGTTCTAAATTGTACTCCACGACTTCCATTGCAGcagtaatataatgttttgcaattttaaattgtatttgGCAATTGCAATTGCAATTGCAGCCATCGTatagttttgacttttgaggtTTCAGCATGGCTATAGCTTCATACGCAATTACAACTAATACTAGATAACTTTAGTGACAATCATTTTTCTCCTATTGTAATTGGACAAacacaatggagagagaaagaataagagagagaataaaaacacatgtCAGTATGTGAGGGAGAGATGTttcaaaaattgtcaaaaaaatggttgtacaaatatcatttctctaagtTAAGTGTCTGGTACCTACCGGGTGCCTAAGCCCCCGTATCTGCACCTAATCCACAAGGtaattaaaatagtaaaatactacctccggtcctatttataagagaaattt
Above is a genomic segment from Medicago truncatula cultivar Jemalong A17 chromosome 5, MtrunA17r5.0-ANR, whole genome shotgun sequence containing:
- the LOC120580643 gene encoding uncharacterized protein; the protein is MDQYILHRSWMYDRKRPGKRTLKAQFKEGIREFVAFTMSQDIFRSEGGIRCPCLKCTCRLIQSPKDVIKHLEDVGFMEDYYVWRHHGEQEPDEFDVNMQASSSGAHTQCENFGLMEDMVGDALGVNLSYNEGIEEEIIPNEKALKFYSMMKKVNEPLFEGSSQSKLSMCVRLLAGKSNWNVPEECAEYYTKMMRDSTPVPENLPLSYYEAKQLVMKLGLEEKKIDCCVNGCMLFYDNEFGKNDGALEECKFCNSPRYGVSGDDVDHKKKRVAVKSMFYLPIIPRLKRLFASMHTAGHMTWHYYNKTDSEVMRHPCDGVAWQHFDKVHPDFANDPRNVRLGLCSDGFTAYNTASARPYSCWPIIVTPYNLPPEMCMTKPYMFLSCIVPGPSNPTDGIDVFLEPLVDDLRRLWVGEVTYDIAKKENFTLRAALMWTINDFPAYGMLSGWSTHGRLACPHCMKDTKAFYLKNGRKNSWFDCHRCFTPDDHEFRRKRNQFRKDTIEKDGPPPKKTSNEIFRRVSALWRFPDVGQRVRYEGYGVEHNWTKRSIFWDLPYCGCFGLECLCCLVAFREEVRIFLEESREYSTYEELSDAIKLELWRKVSGPGTKHKWYGLGRNAPLMEHGSVINEPSFGEGSSSNQETLPPHVIAQIEHLTQELQARKLMEQELRDKMERDAEQYRAFQESVDRRFEELIASTSRRVGVEENGSDESHNPNIEEDESDDTN